Part of the Oncorhynchus tshawytscha isolate Ot180627B linkage group LG23, Otsh_v2.0, whole genome shotgun sequence genome, TTTCATTGTTCCCTTCTAATCAGGGACTTATTTCGacttgggacaccaggtgggtgcaattaattattagGTACAACATACCTCATAGGGTAAGACTTGTACACCCGTGCTATAAATAACGTTATAGCAGATTAATTACTGTATAGACTACCGGCACAGCCTAGATTATGGCTGTATAACATGAGAATTGAGAAAGTTTGACACCCCGCACGCCTCAGGTTATAGCAGGCGAATGAACTCCCTCGCTCACTGTCACATCCACTCTGCGCGAACGAGGTACTTGGCCGGAGCGCGCCTGTAGGAAGCCAGTCGACATTTGTAACGGCTCTTGAACCTACATTCTGCGGTCAACTCAACCTGCAGACTTATATTTTTCACTTTGAAATAAAGCTCCATTCATAAACATCAAAGTGGACTCTCGGCGGATGGTTATTTACTCCTGTTGACTTTCGTGTCAACTTTCCCGCACCGTTTCTTGGGACATGGGTGCGAGGCGCGATATGCCAACTTTTCTGGCTCTATCCACATTTCTATTCATTGCAACATGTGAGCCAATGGATAAGCAAGATATGCAAGGTAAAACAAATAATACTAACTCACTCATAGGAGTGCTTATTTTGTGAATCATCAAATTAAATTAGGTGGAAGTGTGTTTTCGAAATTAATTGATGCAGACAGTTTTTGGTCTGGGACTTCACTTTGTTCTGCCATAGACACACATAAACTCGAGATGGTTGTTATAACCCTGATAATATTAGTTAAAACTGTAGTTTTAGAAGTGTGTGCGAACCCTATAACAATTTCCAAGTCGAGCGTAAAACACTCCACACACAGGGCGCAACGTTTTTCTTTCACCTTTATGGCTTGAAATGTGCTGTTTTATCTCTATAGGCTACTTTCTATCATCTGTTGTCTCATTCATCTTGGTTATGTTGGTCATGTTTCACTGCTGGTTAATTAggttatttattttccatttcatACAGGAATAATATTTAATATTATTTCTAATTGATCATTCatatttcctctctcttttcattctTTTTTGAGATGACCAGTTTTTTCCTTCCCCATGTCATAACTGATATTCTCCTCCACTTGTATTCTTTATGACATATACAGGAACAGAGAACGTGCTAGGCCAACTATTTTCTGACTTCCTTGGCTGACTTTCCCCCTattcccctctttcccccttgAGTGCTCACAGCCTGTTTGTGGCAGAAATCCTGATCATTGCCAAACCTCATTGTCCAAACCAGTGTGTGAACGGGTGAGGAGGTGTCAGAAataatagcgagagagagagagagagagacagagagagaggaaggggaaagcCTTCTTACTAAGAGCCAGAAAGCAGCCAGGAGTCCTGCTCCTTTTATTCCTCTCTCTTTTGTTTCCCCCTGGGTTTTAATATCCAGCAATGTGTCAGCATGGGCTTTGACTTTTGGCACTATGAAGTTCTCTGTGATAATGCTCAGGAATGCCACTGCTAAAATTGATGGAAGAAAATTAATTCTGTATTGGTGCATAGTCTAGGAAAGACAATAAATACAGAGATAAATTCATAGTCATGGGAAGTGAAATTAAATAGAAAAATATGTGTAAGAAAATAGTTTAAATGTACTATGTATTTGTACCTTCAATGTTATAACACTGTACTATCTGCCTATTAAACAAACATTTAAACTGTAGATGGGGATTTATTAGTGAAATTAAACAACTTGTAAAGCTTGTTTCTTAAGGAGTCTTCATAAGGGATGTGGTTATAATAAGAGTCAGATTTGCTATTTAAGTTAGATTTTGCTTCAGAGATGTCAGCTAGTCACTCAACAGGTGTCCTCATATACCTGGGCAAGGGTCAAAGGTGAAGCGTCATCATGGGACTGGATGAGAGCCTTTGATCAGGGAACATGGTAGATAGATACCCTCTCtcttcattatctctctctgtcattccctctttcattttctctctctccccaccccctctccagtCATTGACATGCTAACCCTGGACTCCAAGACCAGTGTGTCTGCGGTGGAGAAGGTGACAGGTGCCATGAGTGTGCTCAGTGACATCTACATCGTGTCCACATTCCGCCTGCCTCCCAAGATGGGAGGGGTGCTGCTGGGCCTCTACAGCAAAGAGGAGAACAAGAAGTACCTGGAGCTGGCCATCATGGGAAAGATCAATAAAGGTACTTCACTCTCACCCACTGATTAAACCAGAATGAACTATTTCCCAGTTTCTCTGTGACGGAGCGTACAACTAACTCCGTCTCAAACCACCTTTAGTATTTAAAAGTGTTCACATGAATATCAATCTGTCCATTAAGTTTCCCTTTTTCCACGCCCCTTTTTTTGTTTCTGTTTGACTTTTCTCTCCTTGTTCTTCTTTTGCTGTTATTAGTTACCTTTCCTTGTTCAGTAaatcctttttttattttttattctccgCGTTACCCTCTCTCATAGCTCTGGTGCGTTACGTGAGGGAGGATGGCAAAATTCACACAGTGAACCTCCAGAGCACAAACCTGGCTGATGGTCGCACACACTCCATTATTCTCCGGGTTGGAGGCCTGCGCAGAGACAACCTACACCTGGAGCTCTACGTCAATTGTCGATTGGCTGACTCCAGCCAGGGCCTCCCTCCATTGGTCCCTCTCTCTGCGGAGAAGGTGGAGATTCGTAATGGCTTCAAGGCCTACGCAaggctacaggtgacaaggagcACTGAGTCTGACACTAAGTCTCAAGTAAATCCCATGCCCCTTTAGCTAAGGGCCAGGGCTTCATCTCAATAGCCCAACGTGGctttctctcctcgtctcctatCCTCAGTCTGCACTTATTTGAAAACACAGGGTGAAGCAATATGGTGGATGCCTACTGGAAATTAGCTTTCACCTGTCAAGGTCTTTcacatcagtgtagatgaagtggagtaGACGAGGAGTGGAGGCGACTTTTAATTGAGAGTTGGTCCTCTTTGACAACCTTTAACCATAGCAACAGCTGTCATTTAAAATCATATCATTAATAGCAGCTTCAACCACAGTATTGTGTGATCCAAGCTTCTCCTATTACAGGGCGCTGTGGAGTCCCTCAAAATGGCGCTAGGGGGCAGTGTGGCCAAAGCAGGTACCCTGGCAGACTGTCCATTCCAGGGGGATTCATCAGTTTACAATACAGGTGTGTCCAAAATCACTATATGACTTTCCAAGTCTGTTATGAAAGAAGTTAATCAGATGTGTATCTTGAACATGTTTCAACCTAAAGTCCTTTTCCTCTTCTTACAGTCGGTACGACTGCAGAAGTGAACTCCATTCTAGGTGAGTGTATCCAAATGTCTCTTTTGAAGTATACAGTGAAATCAATGTCTTATGGAAATGTGTGTTGGCTTTACTTGACAATGATTTGGCATTCTGTGGGTATTGTATGTCAGGAGACCACACAAAGGCTCTGATTGGTCAGCTGATCATCTTTAACCAGATCCTAGGAGAGCTGCGAGAGGACATCAGAGAGcaggtgggttgtgtgtgtgtgggtttgtacAAGTGTATGCatgcagcatgtgtgtgtgtctgcatactgtatgtgattgTGCATTTTCACTGatgtcctctccttctccaggTGAAGGAGATGTCCCTGATTAGGAACACCATTCTGGAGTGCCAAGTGTGTGGTGAGTGAACAGCCATGGGAAAACAAACAATATGTATGGAAAATTTGACCCATTCCTCAACAAAACAAAACCTAAACCAACGGTGTGTTGACCTCCAGGCTTCCACGACCCTCGTTCCCCCTGCTCCCCCAACCCCTGTTTTAAGGGTGTTTCCTGCATGGAGACCTTTGACTACCCAGGGTACCGCTGTGGTCCCTGCCCAGAGGGCATGATGGGCAACGGAACCCACTGCCAGGACATTGACGAGGTATAACACAATAACAGACAGGAAATGGAAATTAGCCTGGCCGggttttaaattgtgtttttttacacTGCCTCAAGCTCACAGTTGAATGAAATGTGAATTGACAAGGCTTTTAGGGTGacagctgagctgttgtcaaaATAGACAGAGTCACTTCAAGTACTGTACTCAGCACGGCTCTTATTTCAAAGAGCCCCTACTTTACCACttatctctgtctatttctctctcgtctcccccactctctctgttctctctctatttctattctctgtctctctaacttgTCTCAGTGTTCCATAGCCCAGCCCTGCTACTCTCCAGGTGCGTGTATAAACACAGTGAAGGGTTTTAGCTGTGAGCTCTGCCCCCCTGGTCTCTGGGGCCCACCCCTCTTTGGGGTCGGACTGGAGTACGCCAAGTACCAcaagcaggtacacacacacacacacacacacacactatcactttTTTCCTTATTGACATAATCCATAATTCCCTATTGTCTTTTTTCTTCCTCACACACCTTGCTGTGGGTTTGTCTATAGGAGTGTGTAGACATCGATGAGTGTATTGAAGTTGCCAACGCCTGTGTGCCCCACTCCATGTGTACCAACACCATCGTAAGTAGAAACCCTTTTCCAATGTGAAGATGTTTATTACAATGTATGTACAGCGTCAAATCTTCACAAACGAGACATCGCCCTCTTGTGATCATATGAGGGTACTCTAGAGCCACTGTGTAGTAaagctgttctctctccccccttcctttcctccatctctctttctctctccaccctcctcctctctctctctctctctctctctctctctctctctctctcccacctctccttccatctttctctcccaggGCTCGTTCAGGTGTGGTGGCTGTAAGGTGGGTTACCTGGGGAACCAGACAGTGGGCTGCGTGCCCCGTAGGTCCTGTGCCACACTCAGCTTTAACCCTTGTGATGCTAACGCCCACTGCATTATAGAGAGGAACGGAGAGGTGTCCTGTGCGGTAAGCAACAGTGGTCTTCTACTATCTTTGCCCTCCTGGACAGGAAAAGAGGAGCCACACTGCACTATACTGCCAAACTCTAAATATTACTTTATAGATCTTggctgggcaattccagtcctcaagggcctgattggggtcacactttttctccatccctagcaaacacagctgattaataaaattgcattctaaactgaagatcatgattagttgattattggagtcaggtgtgttagctggagctgggacaaaactgtgacaccaatcaggccctcaaggactggaattgcccaccacTGTTATAGATGTATTGTAGGTTTGTTTTAAAATGCTCTCTTTTCTTCCATTCTCCAGTGCAACATTGGCTGGGCCGGTAACGGGAACACTtgtggcacagacacagacattgaTGGATACCCAGACCGCTCTCTGCCCTGTATGGACAATGACAAGCACTGTAAACAGGACAACTGTGTTTACACACCCAACTCAGGCCAGGAGGACGCAGACAACGACGGCATCGGAGACCAGTGTGACGAGGATGCAGATGGGGACGGCATCAAGAATGTGGAGGTGTGTTTCCATCTCAGACCCTCTGTGGTAATTGTatctgggtgtatgtgtgtgataaTATAACTTGTATGATTGTAAGTCATTGTTTCTCATTTTTTCTCATGACCATAACTGTTATATTTTGCAGGATAACTGTCGACTAGAACCCAACAAAGATCAGCAGAACTCGGACACAGACTCTTTCGGTGACGCCTGTGACAACTGTCCCAATGTCCCTAACATTGACCAGAAGGATACGGACAGCAACGGGCAAGGAGACGCCTGTGACAATGACATAGATGGAGATGGTGTGTATTCACACAGACGCgtgcgcacacactcacactttcACTCACACATAAACGGCAAGATGTCCGGGAGACCTTTTTGTGGGCCGCCGTTGAAGTTGGCATTACACTCATTGTTAACATAGCAAATCTAAGCAACTAGGTGATGGTCCTCATgtctcccccctgtctccccctggtgtTCAGGTATCCCCAACGTGCTGGACAACTGCCCCAAGGTCCCCAAccccatgcagacagacagggacggaGATGGGGTAGGAGACGCCTGCGACAGCTGCCCTGAGATCAGTAACCCCATGCAGGTAAAAT contains:
- the thbs3a gene encoding thrombospondin-3a, which codes for MGARRDMPTFLALSTFLFIATCEPMDKQDMQVIDMLTLDSKTSVSAVEKVTGAMSVLSDIYIVSTFRLPPKMGGVLLGLYSKEENKKYLELAIMGKINKALVRYVREDGKIHTVNLQSTNLADGRTHSIILRVGGLRRDNLHLELYVNCRLADSSQGLPPLVPLSAEKVEIRNGFKAYARLQGAVESLKMALGGSVAKAGTLADCPFQGDSSVYNTVGTTAEVNSILGDHTKALIGQLIIFNQILGELREDIREQVKEMSLIRNTILECQVCGFHDPRSPCSPNPCFKGVSCMETFDYPGYRCGPCPEGMMGNGTHCQDIDECSIAQPCYSPGACINTVKGFSCELCPPGLWGPPLFGVGLEYAKYHKQECVDIDECIEVANACVPHSMCTNTIGSFRCGGCKVGYLGNQTVGCVPRRSCATLSFNPCDANAHCIIERNGEVSCACNIGWAGNGNTCGTDTDIDGYPDRSLPCMDNDKHCKQDNCVYTPNSGQEDADNDGIGDQCDEDADGDGIKNVEDNCRLEPNKDQQNSDTDSFGDACDNCPNVPNIDQKDTDSNGQGDACDNDIDGDGIPNVLDNCPKVPNPMQTDRDGDGVGDACDSCPEISNPMQTDIDNDLVGDVCDTDQDTDGDGHQDSRDNCPDHPNSSQLDSDNDGLGDDCDDDDDNDRIPDIQDNCRLITNPNQKDSNSNGVGDVCENDFDNDSVWDLIDVCPESSEVTLTDFRAYQTVILDPEGDAQIDPNWVVLNQGMEIVQTMNSDPGLAVGYTAFNGVDFEGTFHINTVTDDDYAGFIFGYQDSSSFYVVMWKQTEQTYWQSTPFRAMAQPGLQLKAVKSRTGPGEYLRNALWHTGDTNEEVKLLWSDPRNVGWRDKTSYRWQLSHRPQVGYIRVKLYEGTEIVADSGVVIDTTMRGGRLGVFCFSQENIIWSNLRYRCNDTVPDDFNPYRKQVLLHIKV